In Kitasatospora sp. NBC_00240, the following are encoded in one genomic region:
- a CDS encoding bifunctional metallophosphatase/5'-nucleotidase: protein MPNAGRTGSDLPNSGSRNVRYRRATLAVVAAAGLFGTLMVPSAAQAADRHKLANLQLLAINDFHGNLEAPAGSSGTVKEIDPATGKEVATPAGGIEYLATALRQARIPADDSITVAAGDIVGASPLTSALFHDEPTIEAMDKLGLDVTAVGNHEFDEGAKELLRLQNGGCHPVDGCYEAGRKFKGANFNYLAANVTNEKTGKPILAPYWVTKSQGVKIGFIGATLEGTPNIVTAEGVKGLKFGDEVETINKYAAELKKQGVNSIVALIHEGGFPASSVYNYDCGAAGQGISGPIVDIAKQLDPAIGAIVTGHTHNAYACTIPDPQGVPRSVTSAASFGRLYTEIDLQLDKTTGTIVRPSVRAENHVVRRTLEKAPDMTALIAHYSALAAPIAGRPLGYIPADVNGRGSSALEKPLGDVIADAQLAGLAPADKGGAQIAFMNPGGIRSDLVYKASGAEGDGVVTYGEAFTVQPFTNMMQVKTLTGAQIVQLLQQQLSGLNEAAPKILQNSKGFTYTLDMRKAGADRVVVDSVKLNGAPIDPAASYRVAANEFLAGGGDGFPAFAAGTDKLVGASDLDLFAAYLGANSSAAAPLAVPAQDRITIIGPGTDID from the coding sequence ATGCCCAATGCCGGTCGCACCGGTAGTGACCTGCCGAACAGCGGGTCCAGGAACGTCAGATACCGCCGCGCGACGCTGGCCGTCGTCGCGGCCGCCGGCCTGTTCGGCACCTTGATGGTGCCGAGCGCCGCCCAGGCGGCGGACCGTCACAAGCTGGCCAACCTCCAGCTGCTGGCCATCAACGACTTCCACGGCAACCTGGAGGCCCCGGCGGGCTCCTCCGGGACGGTCAAGGAGATCGACCCGGCCACCGGCAAGGAGGTCGCCACCCCCGCGGGTGGCATCGAGTACCTGGCCACCGCGCTGCGCCAGGCCCGGATCCCCGCCGACGACTCGATCACGGTCGCGGCCGGTGACATCGTCGGCGCCAGCCCGCTGACCTCGGCGCTGTTCCACGACGAGCCGACCATCGAGGCGATGGACAAGCTCGGCCTGGACGTCACCGCGGTCGGCAACCACGAGTTCGACGAGGGTGCCAAGGAGCTGCTGCGCCTTCAGAACGGCGGCTGCCACCCGGTCGACGGCTGCTACGAGGCGGGGCGCAAGTTCAAGGGCGCCAACTTCAACTACCTCGCGGCCAACGTCACCAACGAGAAGACCGGCAAGCCGATCCTGGCCCCGTACTGGGTGACCAAGTCCCAGGGCGTCAAGATCGGTTTCATCGGCGCCACGCTGGAGGGCACGCCGAACATCGTCACCGCCGAGGGCGTCAAGGGCCTCAAGTTCGGTGACGAGGTCGAGACGATCAACAAGTACGCCGCCGAGCTCAAGAAGCAGGGCGTCAACTCGATCGTCGCGCTGATCCACGAGGGCGGCTTCCCGGCCAGCTCGGTCTACAACTACGACTGCGGCGCGGCCGGCCAGGGCATCTCCGGGCCGATCGTCGACATCGCCAAGCAGCTCGACCCGGCCATCGGCGCGATCGTCACCGGCCACACCCACAACGCGTACGCCTGCACCATCCCGGACCCGCAGGGCGTGCCGCGTTCGGTGACCAGCGCGGCCTCCTTCGGCCGGCTGTACACCGAGATCGACCTGCAGCTCGACAAGACCACCGGCACCATCGTGCGCCCGTCGGTGAGGGCCGAGAACCACGTGGTGCGGCGCACCCTGGAGAAGGCGCCGGACATGACGGCCCTGATCGCGCACTACTCGGCGCTGGCCGCCCCGATCGCGGGCCGCCCCCTGGGCTACATCCCGGCGGACGTCAACGGCCGTGGCAGCAGCGCGCTGGAGAAGCCGCTCGGTGACGTGATCGCCGACGCCCAGCTGGCCGGTCTCGCCCCCGCCGACAAGGGCGGCGCGCAGATCGCGTTCATGAACCCCGGCGGTATCCGCTCCGACCTCGTCTACAAGGCCTCCGGGGCCGAGGGCGACGGGGTGGTGACCTACGGCGAGGCGTTCACCGTCCAGCCGTTCACCAACATGATGCAGGTCAAGACGCTGACCGGGGCGCAGATCGTCCAGCTGCTCCAGCAGCAGCTGAGCGGCCTCAACGAGGCGGCTCCGAAGATCCTGCAGAACTCCAAGGGCTTCACCTACACCCTGGACATGCGCAAGGCCGGCGCGGACCGCGTGGTCGTCGACAGCGTCAAGCTGAACGGCGCCCCGATCGACCCGGCGGCGAGCTACCGGGTCGCGGCCAACGAGTTCCTGGCCGGCGGCGGCGACGGCTTCCCGGCCTTCGCGGCCGGTACCGACAAGCTGGTCGGCGCCTCGGACCTGGACCTCTTCGCGGCGTACCTCGGGGCCAACAGCTCCGCGGCGGCTCCGCTGGCGGTGCCGGCCCAGGACCGGATCACCATCATCGGCCCGGGCACCGACATCGACTGA
- a CDS encoding HAMP domain-containing sensor histidine kinase gives MSETMPSAVPPVPPAPPLVHPPRRTLRRRLAAWYRGRSLRSRLAALTALAVAVAIALCALTCWFIVEQRMYDLLRKDLGNGITHIPPGIAFNGDGCASTPQEALANAKKAQSAIGASQPFGGGKLQDIQLVSADGRTVCVPADATRAIVVDPADLTLQPGKTTVRSGTYTDGDSALIRVSWLFDRNARPSGIALTAAPTKPVEESLQQLALILGAVAAVGVVGAGLTGRLIARSALKPVDDLTDVVEHIARTEEVGTTIPVTGNDEIARLSTSFNSMSTALANSRDRQTRLIADAGHELRTPLTSLRTNVDLLIRSNDTGRPLPEATRTKLLGNMKAQMQELTLLIGDLLQLSRPDSPKPGQNLAVVALHEIAGRAVDRARLRGPGLVFELDIAPWYVHGDGAALERAVINLLDNAVKYSPPGGVVDVRLHEGLLTVRDHGPGIPQDELQYVFDRFWRSPSSRQLPGSGLGLSIVAQSVRDAGGEVSLGPARDGGPGAQATVRLPGRPVAP, from the coding sequence GTGAGCGAGACCATGCCCTCCGCGGTGCCCCCCGTGCCGCCGGCGCCGCCGCTGGTCCACCCGCCCCGCCGGACGCTGCGGCGGCGGCTGGCCGCCTGGTACCGGGGGCGCTCGCTGCGCAGCCGACTCGCCGCGCTGACCGCGCTCGCGGTGGCGGTGGCGATCGCGCTCTGCGCGCTGACCTGCTGGTTCATCGTGGAGCAGCGGATGTACGACCTGCTGCGCAAGGACCTCGGCAACGGGATCACGCACATCCCGCCGGGCATCGCCTTCAACGGAGACGGCTGCGCGAGCACGCCCCAGGAAGCCCTCGCCAACGCCAAGAAGGCGCAGTCGGCGATCGGCGCCAGCCAGCCCTTCGGGGGCGGCAAGCTCCAGGACATCCAACTGGTCTCCGCGGACGGCCGGACCGTCTGCGTACCGGCTGACGCGACCCGGGCCATCGTCGTCGACCCGGCCGACCTCACGCTCCAACCCGGCAAGACCACAGTACGGTCGGGCACTTACACCGACGGCGACTCGGCACTGATCCGGGTCTCCTGGTTGTTCGACCGGAACGCACGCCCCAGCGGCATCGCGCTGACCGCCGCCCCCACGAAGCCGGTCGAGGAGTCCCTGCAGCAACTCGCCCTCATCCTGGGTGCGGTCGCCGCTGTCGGCGTCGTGGGCGCCGGCCTCACCGGCCGCCTGATCGCCCGCTCCGCGCTCAAGCCCGTCGACGACCTCACCGACGTGGTCGAGCACATCGCCCGGACCGAGGAGGTCGGCACCACCATCCCGGTGACCGGCAACGACGAGATCGCCCGGCTGTCCACCTCGTTCAACTCGATGAGCACCGCGCTGGCCAACTCCCGTGACCGGCAGACCCGGTTGATCGCCGACGCCGGGCACGAGCTGCGCACCCCGCTCACCTCGCTGCGGACCAACGTCGACCTGCTGATCCGCAGCAACGACACCGGCCGGCCGCTGCCCGAGGCGACCCGTACCAAGCTGCTCGGCAACATGAAGGCACAGATGCAGGAACTCACCCTGCTCATCGGCGACCTGCTCCAGCTCTCCCGGCCCGACTCCCCCAAGCCCGGCCAGAACCTCGCCGTGGTCGCCCTGCACGAGATCGCCGGCCGCGCCGTCGACCGGGCCCGGCTGCGCGGCCCCGGTCTGGTCTTCGAGCTGGACATCGCCCCCTGGTACGTCCACGGGGACGGCGCCGCGCTGGAGCGCGCCGTGATCAACCTGCTGGACAACGCGGTGAAGTACAGCCCGCCCGGCGGCGTGGTCGACGTACGGCTGCACGAGGGCCTGCTGACCGTCCGGGACCACGGGCCCGGCATCCCGCAGGACGAGCTGCAGTACGTCTTCGACCGCTTCTGGCGCTCGCCGTCCTCGCGCCAGCTGCCGGGCTCGGGGCTCGGGCTGTCGATCGTCGCGCAGTCCGTCCGGGACGCGGGCGGCGAGGTCTCGCTCGGACCGGCCAGGGACGGCGGTCCTGGCGCCCAGGCGACGGTCCGGCTGCCGGGCCGACCGGTGGCTCCCTGA
- a CDS encoding ATP-binding protein, giving the protein MAIGNLTDSFTSLMFGKVETTRLPVRTSTGQAQAVYLPTAAPGLGDSGVIIGREVYSGKGYVYDPFQLYGQQLPAPHWLVLGESGNGKSALEKTYVLRQLRFRDRQVVVLDAQGEDGVGEWNLIANALGIKSIRLAPMAARDGGVKLNPLDPAITTTGQLSLLRTIIEVAMGRGLEERAGFALKAAHAHVLATVTGRQPVLDDIINTLRNPDLSSVESLGVAVHEVQAWGLDVALVLDRLVDGDLRGMFDGSTTDGIDLDAPLIVFDLSHIDRNSIAMPILMAIVGVWLEHTWIRPDRKKRIFLVEEAWHIINSPFVAQLFQRLLKFGRRLGLSFVAVVHHLSDVVDGAAAKEASAILKMASTRTIYMQKADEARATGRVLGLPRWAVEIIPTLSPGIAVWDVNGNVQVVKHIITEAERPLVYTDRAMTEDAVAERVRAERQLAAEPGV; this is encoded by the coding sequence ATGGCAATCGGCAATCTCACCGACTCGTTCACCAGCCTGATGTTCGGCAAGGTGGAGACCACCCGGCTGCCCGTGCGGACCTCCACCGGGCAGGCGCAGGCGGTCTATCTGCCGACCGCCGCGCCGGGGCTGGGCGATTCCGGCGTGATCATCGGCCGGGAGGTGTACAGCGGCAAGGGGTACGTCTACGACCCGTTCCAGCTGTACGGGCAGCAGCTGCCGGCGCCGCACTGGCTGGTGCTGGGGGAGTCCGGCAACGGTAAGTCGGCGCTGGAGAAGACGTACGTGCTGCGCCAGTTGAGGTTCCGGGACCGGCAGGTCGTGGTGCTCGACGCGCAGGGCGAGGACGGCGTCGGCGAGTGGAACCTGATCGCCAACGCGCTGGGCATAAAGTCCATCCGGCTGGCCCCGATGGCGGCGCGTGACGGCGGGGTGAAGCTGAACCCGCTGGATCCGGCGATCACCACGACGGGGCAGTTGTCGCTGCTGCGCACCATCATCGAGGTGGCGATGGGGCGCGGGCTGGAGGAGCGGGCGGGCTTCGCCCTGAAGGCCGCGCACGCCCATGTGCTGGCGACGGTGACCGGCCGCCAGCCGGTGCTGGACGACATCATCAACACGCTGCGCAACCCCGACCTGTCCTCGGTGGAGTCGCTGGGCGTGGCCGTTCACGAGGTGCAGGCCTGGGGCCTGGACGTGGCGCTGGTGCTGGACCGGCTGGTCGACGGTGACCTGCGGGGGATGTTCGACGGGTCGACCACGGACGGGATCGACCTGGACGCGCCGCTGATCGTCTTCGACCTGTCGCACATCGACCGGAACTCGATCGCGATGCCGATCCTGATGGCGATCGTGGGGGTGTGGCTGGAGCACACCTGGATCCGTCCGGACCGGAAGAAGCGGATCTTCCTGGTCGAGGAGGCCTGGCACATCATCAACAGCCCTTTCGTGGCGCAGCTGTTCCAGCGGCTGTTGAAGTTCGGCCGGCGGCTGGGCCTGTCCTTCGTGGCGGTGGTCCACCACCTGTCGGACGTGGTGGACGGGGCGGCGGCGAAGGAGGCCTCGGCGATCCTGAAGATGGCCTCGACCCGGACGATCTACATGCAGAAGGCCGACGAGGCGAGAGCCACCGGCCGGGTGCTGGGGCTGCCGCGCTGGGCGGTGGAGATCATTCCGACGCTGTCGCCCGGTATCGCGGTGTGGGACGTCAACGGCAATGTCCAGGTGGTGAAGCACATCATCACGGAGGCGGAGCGCCCGCTGGTGTACACCGACCGCGCGATGACGGAGGACGCGGTCGCGGAGCGGGTCAGGGCCGAGCGGCAGTTGGCCGCCGAGCCGGGGGTCTGA
- a CDS encoding metal-sensitive transcriptional regulator, with amino-acid sequence MTTTDTHEAGAQAEPAAHPHAGPHGYSDQKDAHLKRLRRIEGQIRGLQRMVDEDTYCIDVLTQVSASTKALQSFALSLLEEHLRHCVAAAAEEGGAELEAKVAEATAAIGRLLRS; translated from the coding sequence ATGACCACGACCGACACCCACGAGGCCGGCGCGCAGGCCGAGCCGGCCGCGCACCCGCACGCGGGCCCGCACGGCTACAGCGACCAGAAGGACGCCCACCTCAAGCGCCTGCGCCGGATCGAAGGGCAGATCCGCGGCCTGCAGCGCATGGTCGACGAGGACACCTACTGCATCGACGTGCTCACCCAGGTCTCCGCCAGCACCAAGGCCCTGCAGTCCTTCGCGCTCTCGCTGCTGGAGGAGCACCTGCGGCACTGCGTCGCGGCCGCCGCCGAGGAGGGCGGCGCGGAGCTGGAGGCCAAGGTCGCCGAGGCCACCGCCGCGATCGGCCGGCTGCTGCGCAGCTGA
- a CDS encoding bifunctional lytic transglycosylase/C40 family peptidase — protein sequence MVLRKAGTAAAATGVVLVGFVGLVTFGTYAASGTPQHQGSRAALSAGTVPAAYQGLIQEWGSLCPEISPPMLAAQLYQESGFDPSARSPAKAYGMAQFLESTWATYGVDANKDGKKDIWDPADAIASAATYDCALAREVSKVPGDGQANLLAAYNAGPYAVIKYGGVPPYSETQGYVRNISTLARSFTAPTAAVEVSQQAAGAIYFAQNVLGTPYLWGGEGLPSQGGRFDCSGLMQAAYASVGITLPRVANDQWYAGPHPSRDQLRPGDLVFWATDLNDPRSIHHVGIYVGGGYMIDAPHTGAVIRYDKIDTKEYIGATRVTSDGANALPVRGADGSITGSGGPGAADRSPAGAPAGTPATTPAASPPARAAAAGGSGQTPAKT from the coding sequence ATGGTACTCCGGAAGGCCGGTACGGCCGCCGCTGCTACGGGAGTTGTGCTGGTCGGTTTCGTGGGCCTGGTGACCTTCGGGACGTATGCGGCGAGCGGTACGCCGCAGCATCAGGGTTCGCGGGCCGCGCTCTCCGCCGGCACCGTCCCGGCGGCCTACCAGGGGCTGATCCAGGAGTGGGGCTCACTCTGCCCGGAGATCTCTCCGCCGATGCTCGCGGCGCAGCTCTATCAGGAGAGCGGTTTCGATCCGTCGGCCCGGAGTCCGGCGAAGGCCTACGGTATGGCGCAATTCCTGGAGAGCACCTGGGCGACGTACGGGGTGGATGCCAACAAGGACGGCAAGAAGGACATCTGGGACCCGGCCGACGCAATCGCCTCCGCGGCGACCTACGACTGCGCGCTGGCCCGGGAGGTCTCGAAGGTTCCGGGGGACGGCCAGGCCAACCTGCTGGCGGCCTACAACGCGGGCCCGTACGCGGTGATCAAGTACGGCGGGGTGCCGCCGTACTCGGAGACCCAGGGGTACGTGCGGAACATCTCGACGCTGGCCCGCAGCTTCACCGCGCCGACGGCCGCGGTGGAGGTGTCCCAGCAGGCCGCCGGGGCGATCTACTTCGCGCAGAACGTGCTGGGCACGCCCTACCTGTGGGGCGGTGAGGGGCTGCCCTCGCAGGGCGGCCGGTTCGACTGCTCCGGGCTCATGCAGGCCGCGTACGCGTCGGTGGGGATCACCCTGCCCCGGGTCGCCAACGACCAGTGGTACGCCGGCCCGCACCCTTCGCGCGACCAGCTCCGGCCGGGCGACCTGGTGTTCTGGGCCACCGACCTGAACGACCCGCGCAGCATCCACCACGTGGGGATCTACGTCGGCGGCGGCTACATGATCGACGCACCGCACACCGGTGCCGTGATCCGCTACGACAAGATCGACACCAAGGAGTACATCGGCGCCACCCGGGTCACCTCGGACGGCGCCAACGCGCTGCCGGTGCGCGGCGCGGACGGCAGCATCACCGGATCCGGGGGGCCGGGCGCCGCCGACCGGTCACCCGCGGGCGCTCCGGCCGGCACGCCCGCGACCACGCCTGCGGCGAGCCCGCCCGCGCGGGCGGCCGCCGCGGGCGGCTCCGGTCAAACGCCGGCAAAGACCTGA
- a CDS encoding response regulator transcription factor: MTPPADDRTAAEAGSAPARLLVVDDEPALRDALESSLAFEGYEVSTATDGYEALDAVERDKPDLVLLDIMMPRMDGLTAVRRMRSRGDTAPVLMLTARDAVGDRVTGLDVGADDYLAKPFELDELLARVRALLRRNALATEAAARAVVAEDDSEVMAFADLRMNTATREVTRDGRPVELTRTEFMLLEMFLSHPRQVLTREQILKAVWGFDFEPSSNSLDVYVMYLRRKTEQGGMPRLIQTVRGVGYALRPAAGVAA, encoded by the coding sequence ATGACTCCCCCCGCCGACGACCGCACCGCCGCCGAGGCCGGGTCCGCCCCCGCCCGCCTCCTCGTGGTCGACGACGAGCCGGCCCTGCGAGACGCGCTGGAGAGCAGCCTCGCCTTCGAGGGCTACGAGGTCTCCACCGCCACCGACGGCTACGAGGCCCTCGACGCCGTGGAACGCGACAAGCCCGACCTCGTCCTGCTGGACATCATGATGCCGAGGATGGACGGCCTCACCGCCGTCCGCCGGATGCGCTCCCGCGGCGACACCGCCCCCGTCCTGATGCTCACCGCCCGCGACGCCGTCGGCGACCGCGTCACCGGCCTCGACGTCGGCGCCGACGACTACCTCGCCAAGCCCTTCGAGCTCGACGAACTGCTCGCCCGCGTCCGCGCCCTGCTCCGGCGCAACGCCCTCGCCACCGAGGCCGCCGCCCGCGCCGTCGTCGCCGAGGACGACAGCGAGGTGATGGCCTTCGCCGACCTGCGGATGAACACCGCCACCCGCGAGGTCACCCGCGACGGCAGGCCCGTCGAACTCACCCGCACCGAGTTCATGCTGCTGGAGATGTTCCTCTCCCACCCCCGCCAGGTGCTCACCCGCGAACAGATCCTCAAGGCCGTCTGGGGCTTCGACTTCGAACCGTCCTCCAACTCGCTCGACGTGTACGTGATGTACCTGCGCCGCAAGACCGAGCAGGGCGGCATGCCCCGGCTCATCCAGACCGTCCGCGGCGTCGGCTACGCACTGCGGCCGGCCGCAGGCGTCGCTGCGTGA
- a CDS encoding phosphatase PAP2 family protein, translating into MPLADTSDPDLGLLYAVNGLAKSSPGWLDSLVSWIGEYGILLGLAALCLTGWLQARRRPDAPVAVAGLLWAPLAVTVAELANLPIAAIVNRPRPFVDHTGLDVLVAGKEGTHSFVSDHSTMSMGIAVALFLVNRRLGWIAGGLALLQGFCRMFMGVHYPTDVIGGFALATAVVLLLAPIAMAVLVPLCHAVARSAAAPLIVAGGRRTGSPKGGARRRRAVPGKVRADDPPREPDLAA; encoded by the coding sequence ATGCCACTTGCCGACACGAGCGACCCCGATCTCGGTCTGCTCTACGCCGTCAACGGGCTGGCCAAGTCCTCGCCCGGCTGGCTGGACTCGCTGGTCTCCTGGATCGGCGAGTACGGCATCCTGCTCGGCCTGGCCGCGCTGTGCCTCACCGGCTGGCTGCAGGCCCGCCGCCGCCCGGACGCCCCGGTGGCCGTCGCCGGGCTGCTCTGGGCCCCGCTGGCGGTCACCGTCGCCGAGCTGGCCAACCTGCCGATCGCGGCGATCGTGAACCGGCCGCGCCCCTTCGTCGACCACACCGGGCTGGACGTCCTGGTGGCCGGCAAGGAGGGCACCCACTCCTTCGTCAGTGACCACTCGACGATGTCGATGGGCATCGCGGTGGCGCTCTTCCTGGTCAACCGGCGGCTCGGCTGGATCGCCGGGGGCCTGGCGCTGCTGCAGGGCTTCTGCCGGATGTTCATGGGCGTCCACTACCCGACGGACGTGATCGGCGGCTTCGCCCTGGCGACCGCAGTGGTGCTGCTGCTGGCGCCGATCGCGATGGCCGTGCTCGTCCCGCTCTGCCACGCGGTGGCCCGGAGCGCCGCCGCCCCGCTGATCGTGGCGGGCGGGCGCAGGACCGGCAGCCCGAAGGGCGGCGCCCGGCGCCGCCGGGCCGTCCCCGGCAAGGTCCGGGCCGATGATCCGCCCCGGGAGCCCGATCTCGCCGCCTGA
- a CDS encoding SCO6880 family protein yields the protein MSSDQLGQYGGQYGQGYVHQRRTYLIGKARPNAPIGRNRESGEIVLIIFGAFLGMLWGLLMPILPLRIAGLVGLPLLAIMAVYVPYRRRTFYKWVEINRTYRRTARSGRGLWKSDVIDAGTRLDGREVEVGPPPGVGRLRWLSAPFGPDEVGVLMHLERRTVTAAIEIEGPGVGLRDSEDQEALVDRFGTLLKHVANGDGFVTRLQILARTLPADPDAHAKDVERRGDHDAPRWLQDSYDQLQSMVSTSSEQHRAYLVACMHYTRDLAAEAHAMGRTATGKRARDDEGLAAVMARELTDICARLAEADIRVRQPLGQARLSSLLHSMYDPDHPIDHIQAMSRRNAWPAELDATHPQYLTAKTRESVTREPWCHATAWIKEWPLTPVGVNFLAPLLVHTPDVIRTVAVTMDLEPTDVAIERMLTEKTNDEAEASRAAKMNRTVDPRDLAHTGRVDQRGDDLASGAAGVNLVGYITVSSRSPEALARDKRTIRASAGKSYLKLEWCDREHHRAFVNTLPFATGIRR from the coding sequence GTGAGCAGCGACCAGCTCGGCCAGTACGGGGGTCAGTACGGCCAGGGGTACGTGCACCAGCGCCGCACCTATCTGATCGGCAAGGCCCGCCCGAACGCGCCGATCGGCCGCAACCGGGAGTCCGGCGAGATCGTCCTGATCATCTTCGGGGCCTTCCTCGGGATGCTCTGGGGTCTGCTGATGCCGATCCTCCCGTTGCGGATCGCGGGGCTGGTCGGGCTGCCCCTGCTGGCGATCATGGCGGTGTACGTGCCGTACCGGCGCCGGACGTTCTACAAGTGGGTGGAGATCAACCGCACCTACCGGCGGACGGCGCGCAGCGGGCGCGGGCTGTGGAAGTCGGACGTGATCGACGCGGGTACCCGGCTGGACGGCCGGGAGGTCGAGGTCGGTCCGCCGCCCGGGGTGGGGCGGCTGCGCTGGCTGTCGGCGCCGTTCGGGCCGGACGAGGTCGGGGTGCTGATGCACCTGGAGCGGCGGACGGTGACGGCCGCGATCGAGATCGAGGGGCCCGGTGTCGGGCTGCGTGACTCGGAGGACCAGGAGGCGCTGGTCGACCGTTTCGGCACGCTGTTGAAGCATGTCGCCAACGGGGACGGCTTCGTGACCCGGCTGCAGATCCTGGCCCGGACCCTGCCGGCCGACCCGGACGCGCACGCCAAGGACGTCGAGCGGCGCGGGGACCACGACGCGCCGCGCTGGCTGCAGGACTCGTACGACCAGCTGCAGTCGATGGTGTCGACCTCCTCGGAGCAGCACCGCGCGTACCTGGTGGCCTGCATGCACTACACCCGGGACCTGGCGGCCGAGGCGCACGCGATGGGCCGGACGGCGACCGGCAAGCGGGCCCGGGACGACGAGGGTCTGGCGGCGGTGATGGCGCGTGAGCTGACCGACATCTGCGCCCGGCTGGCGGAGGCGGACATCCGGGTCCGGCAGCCGCTGGGCCAGGCCCGGCTGTCCTCGCTGCTGCACTCGATGTACGACCCGGATCACCCGATCGACCACATCCAGGCGATGTCGCGCCGCAACGCGTGGCCGGCCGAGCTGGACGCGACGCATCCGCAGTACCTGACCGCGAAGACCCGGGAGTCGGTGACCCGGGAGCCGTGGTGCCATGCGACGGCCTGGATCAAGGAGTGGCCGCTGACGCCGGTGGGGGTCAACTTCCTGGCGCCGCTGCTGGTCCACACGCCGGACGTGATCCGCACGGTGGCGGTCACGATGGACCTGGAGCCGACCGACGTGGCGATCGAGCGGATGCTCACCGAGAAGACCAACGACGAGGCGGAGGCGAGCCGCGCCGCCAAGATGAACCGTACGGTCGACCCGCGGGACCTGGCCCACACCGGCCGGGTCGACCAGCGCGGTGACGACCTGGCGTCGGGCGCGGCCGGGGTGAACCTGGTGGGGTACATCACGGTGTCCTCGCGCAGTCCGGAGGCGCTGGCCCGTGACAAGCGGACCATCCGGGCGTCGGCGGGCAAGAGTTACCTGAAGCTGGAGTGGTGCGACCGCGAGCACCACCGGGCGTTCGTCAACACCCTCCCGTTCGCCACGGGCATCCGCCGCTGA
- a CDS encoding trypsin-like peptidase domain-containing protein, producing the protein MSDQQRSTETGGTPSHGYAGWTPPMPGQPPITPATESTAYPAGGGWPESRPQVVEGTVVSHGHVEDHSGGAFDGPPAPPPGTPWDGTASPGTPPPSGSHARRGLLRGRLALVTAVAAVAAVLGGVTGGAIAVGERTGSSSSSATIASPVSARTDGSADVAAIASAVSPSVVQISVKTSAGTATGTGVVLDTTGRILTNYHVISGAAGGGTATVTFKDGSTATATVTGTDKALDVAVITASGAKNLTPATLGDSGQVAVGDSVVAIGNPEGLTGTVTSGIISAENRQVTVQLDEGSTSGNGGFGFPNLPGTRGGQGSGSSSGSGGDSTTYKAFQTDAALNPGNSGGPLINASGQVIGINSAMYSAGGADSTADSSSAGSVGLGFAIPINDIKQVLSKLEAGQNV; encoded by the coding sequence ATGAGCGACCAGCAGCGCAGCACCGAGACCGGCGGCACCCCTTCGCACGGCTACGCGGGCTGGACCCCGCCGATGCCCGGGCAGCCGCCCATCACGCCCGCCACGGAGAGCACCGCGTACCCCGCGGGCGGCGGGTGGCCCGAGAGCCGGCCGCAGGTCGTCGAGGGCACCGTCGTCTCCCACGGCCACGTCGAGGACCACTCCGGCGGCGCCTTCGACGGCCCGCCGGCGCCGCCGCCCGGCACCCCCTGGGACGGCACGGCCTCGCCCGGGACACCCCCGCCCTCCGGCAGCCACGCCCGGCGCGGCCTGCTGCGCGGGCGGCTCGCACTCGTCACCGCCGTCGCGGCCGTCGCCGCCGTCCTCGGCGGAGTCACCGGTGGCGCGATAGCCGTCGGGGAGCGCACCGGCTCCTCCTCCTCGTCGGCGACCATCGCCAGCCCCGTCTCCGCCCGCACCGACGGCAGCGCCGACGTCGCCGCGATCGCCTCCGCCGTGTCGCCGAGCGTCGTCCAGATCAGCGTGAAGACCTCCGCCGGCACGGCCACCGGCACCGGCGTCGTCCTCGACACCACCGGCCGGATCCTCACCAACTACCACGTGATCTCCGGCGCGGCCGGCGGCGGCACCGCCACCGTCACCTTCAAGGACGGCAGCACCGCCACCGCGACCGTCACCGGCACCGACAAGGCCCTCGACGTCGCCGTGATCACCGCCTCCGGCGCCAAGAACCTCACCCCCGCCACCCTCGGCGACTCCGGCCAGGTCGCCGTCGGCGACTCCGTCGTCGCCATCGGCAACCCCGAGGGCCTCACCGGCACCGTCACCTCCGGCATCATCAGCGCCGAGAACCGCCAGGTCACCGTCCAGCTCGACGAGGGCTCCACCAGCGGCAACGGCGGCTTCGGATTCCCCAACCTGCCCGGCACCCGCGGCGGCCAGGGCTCCGGCAGCTCCAGCGGCTCCGGCGGGGACAGCACCACGTACAAGGCCTTCCAGACCGACGCCGCCCTCAACCCCGGCAACTCCGGCGGACCGCTGATCAACGCGAGCGGCCAGGTCATCGGGATCAACTCCGCGATGTACTCGGCCGGCGGCGCCGACTCCACCGCCGACTCCAGCAGCGCCGGCAGCGTCGGCCTCGGCTTCGCCATCCCGATCAACGACATCAAGCAGGTGCTGTCCAAGCTGGAGGCAGGGCAGAACGTCTAG